A single window of Solea solea chromosome 9, fSolSol10.1, whole genome shotgun sequence DNA harbors:
- the tle2a gene encoding transducin-like enhancer protein 2a isoform X1, producing the protein MFPQNRPSAPLQPPPGSSASVVAAAAAAAAAASGTPQSLKLTYPETLDRIKEEFQFLQTQYHSLKMECEKLATEKTEIQRHYVMYYEMSYGLNIEMHKQTEIAKRLNVICAQLIPFLSQEHQQQVVQAMERAKQVTMGELNASIGVRGLPPLPHSQQLQAQHLSQHAQGLSVGPHPSGLSHPGLALGGGSSLLALSGALGAQLAAKDERAHLEAAAAAAAAAEHHRDREAGPSSLSNGDKGRQADYLSNGKKRKADEKEFMTDYGSDADKSDDNLVVDEDPSSPRSVQSYSSRENGLDKMPPSRKDGPAQASPTSLASSSSAPSPSRGKEPPQREKSSTPGMKPGTPMSQESNTPGPSGPPQFRPVPGKPGVDPLALGLRNPLAVQGAYPPGAFGLPPPGVNGDLPGAAGYGAGLHLVSPQMNGAAAAAAAAAAAGYGRSPVVGYESPHPHMRVPGLPASLQSAASGKPAYSFHVSADGQMQPVPFPPDALLGPGIPRHARQIHTLNHGEVVCAVTISTSTRHVYTGGKGCVKVWDISQPGSKSPMAQLDCLNRDNYIRSCKLLSDGRTLIVGGEASTLSIWDLATPTPRIKAELTSSAPACYALAISPDNKVCFSCCSDGNIVVWDLHNQTLVRQFQGHTDGASCIDISNDGTKLWTGGLDNTVRCWDLREGRQLQQHDFTSQIFSLGYCPTGEWLAVGMESSNVEVLHVSKPDKYQLHLHESCVLSLKFAYCGKWFVSTGKDNLLNAWRTPYGSSIFQSKESSSVLSCDISPDDQFIVTGSGDKKATVYEVIY; encoded by the exons TTTGAAAATGGAGTGTGAGAAACTGGCTACAGAGAAGACGGAGATTCAGAGACACTATGTtatg tACTATGAGATGTCCTACGGCCTTAACATTGAAATGCACAAACAG aCGGAGATTGCCAAGCGGTTGAATGTGATCTGTGCTCAGCTCATCCCATTCCTTTCACAGGAG CACCAACAACAGGTGGTCCAGGCCATGGAACGCGCCAAACAGGTGACCATGGGGGAGCTAAATGCTTCGATAGGGGTACGTGGGCTCCCCCCTCTGCCTCATAGC cAGCAGCTTCAGGCACAGCACCTCTCCCAGCATGCCCAGGGTCTGTCAGTGGGCCCACACCCATCAGGTCTATCCCACCCGGGCTTGGCGCTTGGTGGAGGATCCAGCCTGTTGGCCCTGTCTGGGGCTCTGGGGGCTCAGTTGGCTGCCAAGGATGAGAGAGCCCACCTAGAGGCAgcagcggctgctgctgctgctgcagagcatCACAGAG ACCGTGAAGCAGGACCA AGTTCTCTGTCCAACGGGGACAAGGGTCGTCAAGCAGACTACCTCAGCAACGGCAAGAAGAGGAAAGCTGATGAGAAGGAGTTCATGACAGACTAC GGCAGTGATGCGGATAAGAGTGATGATAATTTGGTGGTGGATGAG GACCCGTCGTCCCCCCGCAGTGTGCAGTCCTACTCGTCCAGGGAGAACGGTTTGGACAAGATGCCTCCGTCTCGTAAGGACGGTCCGGCCCAGGCCAGCCCCACCTCGCTGGCCTCCTCGAGCAGCGCCCCCTCTCCCTCCCGTGGAAAAGAGCCCCCACAG AGGGAGAAGTCCAGTACTCCAGGTATGAAACCGGGGACCCCCATGTCTCAGGAGTCCAACACTCCAGGACCAAGTGGACCACCGCAGTTCAGACCGGTTCCAGGAAAGCCTGGCGTTGACCCTCTTG CTCTGGGTCTCAGAAACCCTCTTGCAGTACAGGGAGCTTACCCTCCTGGGGCGTTCGGCCTTCCTCCTCCAGGGGTGAACGGGGACCTGCCCGGGGCGGCGGGTTACGGTGCAGGCCTCCACTTGGTTTCCCCCCAGATGAACGGAGctgcggcagcagcagcggcagcagctgcCGCAGGCTATGGACGGTCTCCTGTG GTGGGCTATGAGTCTCCACACCCACACATGAGGGTCCCCGGGCTGCCTGCCAGCCTGCAGTCAGCTGCCTCCGGAAAACC CGCCTACTCGTTCCACGTGAGCGCAGACGGTCAGATGCAGCCGGTGCCCTTTCCTCCCGACGCCTTGCTCGGCCCGGGAATCCCTCGCCATGCGCGACAGATTCACACCCTGAACCACGGGGAGGTCGTGTGCGCTGTCACCATCAGCACCTCGACACGCCACGTCTACACTGGAGGAAAAGGCTGCGTCAAGGTTTGGGACATCAGCCAGCCGGGCAGCAAGAGCCCCATGGCCCAGCTGGACTGTCTG AACAGGGATAACTACATCCGCTCCTGCAAGCTGCTGTCTGACGGGCGAACCCTGATTGTTGGCGGGGAGGCCAGCACGCTGTCAATCTGGGATTTGGCCACACCCACCCCACGCATCAAGGCAGAGCTGACCTCATCCGCCCCTGCCTGCTATGCCCTGGCCATCTCCCCTGACAATAAGGTctgcttctcctgctgcagtGACGGCAACATCGTCGTCTGGGACCTTCACAACCAGACGCTGGTCAG GCAGTTCCAGGGCCACACAGACGGAGCGAGCTGCATCGACATCTCCAACGACGGCACCAAGCTGTGGACGGGAGGACTGGACAACACAGTGCGCTGCTGGGACCTGAGAGAGGGACGCCAGCTCCAGCAGCATGACTTCacctcacag ATCTTCTCTCTGGGCTACTGTCCGACAGGCGAGTGGCTGGCTGTCGGAATGGAGAGCAGTAACGTTGAAGTCCTGCACGTCTCCAAACCTGACAAGTACCAGCTGCACCTTCACGAGAGCTGCGTGCTCTCCCTCAAGTTTGCCTACTGCG GTAAATGGTTCGTGAGCACAGGCAAAGATAACCTCCTGAATGCATGGCGGACACCGTACGGATCAAGCATATTCCAG TCTAAGGAATCGTCATCAGTTCTCAGCTGTGACATCTCCCCCGACGACCAATTCATTGTCACCGGCTCCGGGGACAAGAAGGCTACAGTCTATGAAGTCATCTACTGA
- the tle2a gene encoding transducin-like enhancer protein 2a isoform X2, which translates to MFPQNRPSAPLQPPPGSSASVVAAAAAAAAAASGTPQSLKLTYPETLDRIKEEFQFLQTQYHSLKMECEKLATEKTEIQRHYVMYYEMSYGLNIEMHKQTEIAKRLNVICAQLIPFLSQEHQQQVVQAMERAKQVTMGELNASIGVRGLPPLPHSQLQAQHLSQHAQGLSVGPHPSGLSHPGLALGGGSSLLALSGALGAQLAAKDERAHLEAAAAAAAAAEHHRDREAGPSSLSNGDKGRQADYLSNGKKRKADEKEFMTDYGSDADKSDDNLVVDEDPSSPRSVQSYSSRENGLDKMPPSRKDGPAQASPTSLASSSSAPSPSRGKEPPQREKSSTPGMKPGTPMSQESNTPGPSGPPQFRPVPGKPGVDPLALGLRNPLAVQGAYPPGAFGLPPPGVNGDLPGAAGYGAGLHLVSPQMNGAAAAAAAAAAAGYGRSPVVGYESPHPHMRVPGLPASLQSAASGKPAYSFHVSADGQMQPVPFPPDALLGPGIPRHARQIHTLNHGEVVCAVTISTSTRHVYTGGKGCVKVWDISQPGSKSPMAQLDCLNRDNYIRSCKLLSDGRTLIVGGEASTLSIWDLATPTPRIKAELTSSAPACYALAISPDNKVCFSCCSDGNIVVWDLHNQTLVRQFQGHTDGASCIDISNDGTKLWTGGLDNTVRCWDLREGRQLQQHDFTSQIFSLGYCPTGEWLAVGMESSNVEVLHVSKPDKYQLHLHESCVLSLKFAYCGKWFVSTGKDNLLNAWRTPYGSSIFQSKESSSVLSCDISPDDQFIVTGSGDKKATVYEVIY; encoded by the exons TTTGAAAATGGAGTGTGAGAAACTGGCTACAGAGAAGACGGAGATTCAGAGACACTATGTtatg tACTATGAGATGTCCTACGGCCTTAACATTGAAATGCACAAACAG aCGGAGATTGCCAAGCGGTTGAATGTGATCTGTGCTCAGCTCATCCCATTCCTTTCACAGGAG CACCAACAACAGGTGGTCCAGGCCATGGAACGCGCCAAACAGGTGACCATGGGGGAGCTAAATGCTTCGATAGGGGTACGTGGGCTCCCCCCTCTGCCTCATAGC CAGCTTCAGGCACAGCACCTCTCCCAGCATGCCCAGGGTCTGTCAGTGGGCCCACACCCATCAGGTCTATCCCACCCGGGCTTGGCGCTTGGTGGAGGATCCAGCCTGTTGGCCCTGTCTGGGGCTCTGGGGGCTCAGTTGGCTGCCAAGGATGAGAGAGCCCACCTAGAGGCAgcagcggctgctgctgctgctgcagagcatCACAGAG ACCGTGAAGCAGGACCA AGTTCTCTGTCCAACGGGGACAAGGGTCGTCAAGCAGACTACCTCAGCAACGGCAAGAAGAGGAAAGCTGATGAGAAGGAGTTCATGACAGACTAC GGCAGTGATGCGGATAAGAGTGATGATAATTTGGTGGTGGATGAG GACCCGTCGTCCCCCCGCAGTGTGCAGTCCTACTCGTCCAGGGAGAACGGTTTGGACAAGATGCCTCCGTCTCGTAAGGACGGTCCGGCCCAGGCCAGCCCCACCTCGCTGGCCTCCTCGAGCAGCGCCCCCTCTCCCTCCCGTGGAAAAGAGCCCCCACAG AGGGAGAAGTCCAGTACTCCAGGTATGAAACCGGGGACCCCCATGTCTCAGGAGTCCAACACTCCAGGACCAAGTGGACCACCGCAGTTCAGACCGGTTCCAGGAAAGCCTGGCGTTGACCCTCTTG CTCTGGGTCTCAGAAACCCTCTTGCAGTACAGGGAGCTTACCCTCCTGGGGCGTTCGGCCTTCCTCCTCCAGGGGTGAACGGGGACCTGCCCGGGGCGGCGGGTTACGGTGCAGGCCTCCACTTGGTTTCCCCCCAGATGAACGGAGctgcggcagcagcagcggcagcagctgcCGCAGGCTATGGACGGTCTCCTGTG GTGGGCTATGAGTCTCCACACCCACACATGAGGGTCCCCGGGCTGCCTGCCAGCCTGCAGTCAGCTGCCTCCGGAAAACC CGCCTACTCGTTCCACGTGAGCGCAGACGGTCAGATGCAGCCGGTGCCCTTTCCTCCCGACGCCTTGCTCGGCCCGGGAATCCCTCGCCATGCGCGACAGATTCACACCCTGAACCACGGGGAGGTCGTGTGCGCTGTCACCATCAGCACCTCGACACGCCACGTCTACACTGGAGGAAAAGGCTGCGTCAAGGTTTGGGACATCAGCCAGCCGGGCAGCAAGAGCCCCATGGCCCAGCTGGACTGTCTG AACAGGGATAACTACATCCGCTCCTGCAAGCTGCTGTCTGACGGGCGAACCCTGATTGTTGGCGGGGAGGCCAGCACGCTGTCAATCTGGGATTTGGCCACACCCACCCCACGCATCAAGGCAGAGCTGACCTCATCCGCCCCTGCCTGCTATGCCCTGGCCATCTCCCCTGACAATAAGGTctgcttctcctgctgcagtGACGGCAACATCGTCGTCTGGGACCTTCACAACCAGACGCTGGTCAG GCAGTTCCAGGGCCACACAGACGGAGCGAGCTGCATCGACATCTCCAACGACGGCACCAAGCTGTGGACGGGAGGACTGGACAACACAGTGCGCTGCTGGGACCTGAGAGAGGGACGCCAGCTCCAGCAGCATGACTTCacctcacag ATCTTCTCTCTGGGCTACTGTCCGACAGGCGAGTGGCTGGCTGTCGGAATGGAGAGCAGTAACGTTGAAGTCCTGCACGTCTCCAAACCTGACAAGTACCAGCTGCACCTTCACGAGAGCTGCGTGCTCTCCCTCAAGTTTGCCTACTGCG GTAAATGGTTCGTGAGCACAGGCAAAGATAACCTCCTGAATGCATGGCGGACACCGTACGGATCAAGCATATTCCAG TCTAAGGAATCGTCATCAGTTCTCAGCTGTGACATCTCCCCCGACGACCAATTCATTGTCACCGGCTCCGGGGACAAGAAGGCTACAGTCTATGAAGTCATCTACTGA
- the tle2a gene encoding transducin-like enhancer protein 2a isoform X3 has translation MFPQNRPSAPLQPPPGSSASVVAAAAAAAAAASGTPQSLKLTYPETLDRIKEEFQFLQTQYHSLKMECEKLATEKTEIQRHYVMYYEMSYGLNIEMHKQTEIAKRLNVICAQLIPFLSQEHQQQVVQAMERAKQVTMGELNASIGQQLQAQHLSQHAQGLSVGPHPSGLSHPGLALGGGSSLLALSGALGAQLAAKDERAHLEAAAAAAAAAEHHRDREAGPSSLSNGDKGRQADYLSNGKKRKADEKEFMTDYGSDADKSDDNLVVDEDPSSPRSVQSYSSRENGLDKMPPSRKDGPAQASPTSLASSSSAPSPSRGKEPPQREKSSTPGMKPGTPMSQESNTPGPSGPPQFRPVPGKPGVDPLALGLRNPLAVQGAYPPGAFGLPPPGVNGDLPGAAGYGAGLHLVSPQMNGAAAAAAAAAAAGYGRSPVVGYESPHPHMRVPGLPASLQSAASGKPAYSFHVSADGQMQPVPFPPDALLGPGIPRHARQIHTLNHGEVVCAVTISTSTRHVYTGGKGCVKVWDISQPGSKSPMAQLDCLNRDNYIRSCKLLSDGRTLIVGGEASTLSIWDLATPTPRIKAELTSSAPACYALAISPDNKVCFSCCSDGNIVVWDLHNQTLVRQFQGHTDGASCIDISNDGTKLWTGGLDNTVRCWDLREGRQLQQHDFTSQIFSLGYCPTGEWLAVGMESSNVEVLHVSKPDKYQLHLHESCVLSLKFAYCGKWFVSTGKDNLLNAWRTPYGSSIFQSKESSSVLSCDISPDDQFIVTGSGDKKATVYEVIY, from the exons TTTGAAAATGGAGTGTGAGAAACTGGCTACAGAGAAGACGGAGATTCAGAGACACTATGTtatg tACTATGAGATGTCCTACGGCCTTAACATTGAAATGCACAAACAG aCGGAGATTGCCAAGCGGTTGAATGTGATCTGTGCTCAGCTCATCCCATTCCTTTCACAGGAG CACCAACAACAGGTGGTCCAGGCCATGGAACGCGCCAAACAGGTGACCATGGGGGAGCTAAATGCTTCGATAGGG cAGCAGCTTCAGGCACAGCACCTCTCCCAGCATGCCCAGGGTCTGTCAGTGGGCCCACACCCATCAGGTCTATCCCACCCGGGCTTGGCGCTTGGTGGAGGATCCAGCCTGTTGGCCCTGTCTGGGGCTCTGGGGGCTCAGTTGGCTGCCAAGGATGAGAGAGCCCACCTAGAGGCAgcagcggctgctgctgctgctgcagagcatCACAGAG ACCGTGAAGCAGGACCA AGTTCTCTGTCCAACGGGGACAAGGGTCGTCAAGCAGACTACCTCAGCAACGGCAAGAAGAGGAAAGCTGATGAGAAGGAGTTCATGACAGACTAC GGCAGTGATGCGGATAAGAGTGATGATAATTTGGTGGTGGATGAG GACCCGTCGTCCCCCCGCAGTGTGCAGTCCTACTCGTCCAGGGAGAACGGTTTGGACAAGATGCCTCCGTCTCGTAAGGACGGTCCGGCCCAGGCCAGCCCCACCTCGCTGGCCTCCTCGAGCAGCGCCCCCTCTCCCTCCCGTGGAAAAGAGCCCCCACAG AGGGAGAAGTCCAGTACTCCAGGTATGAAACCGGGGACCCCCATGTCTCAGGAGTCCAACACTCCAGGACCAAGTGGACCACCGCAGTTCAGACCGGTTCCAGGAAAGCCTGGCGTTGACCCTCTTG CTCTGGGTCTCAGAAACCCTCTTGCAGTACAGGGAGCTTACCCTCCTGGGGCGTTCGGCCTTCCTCCTCCAGGGGTGAACGGGGACCTGCCCGGGGCGGCGGGTTACGGTGCAGGCCTCCACTTGGTTTCCCCCCAGATGAACGGAGctgcggcagcagcagcggcagcagctgcCGCAGGCTATGGACGGTCTCCTGTG GTGGGCTATGAGTCTCCACACCCACACATGAGGGTCCCCGGGCTGCCTGCCAGCCTGCAGTCAGCTGCCTCCGGAAAACC CGCCTACTCGTTCCACGTGAGCGCAGACGGTCAGATGCAGCCGGTGCCCTTTCCTCCCGACGCCTTGCTCGGCCCGGGAATCCCTCGCCATGCGCGACAGATTCACACCCTGAACCACGGGGAGGTCGTGTGCGCTGTCACCATCAGCACCTCGACACGCCACGTCTACACTGGAGGAAAAGGCTGCGTCAAGGTTTGGGACATCAGCCAGCCGGGCAGCAAGAGCCCCATGGCCCAGCTGGACTGTCTG AACAGGGATAACTACATCCGCTCCTGCAAGCTGCTGTCTGACGGGCGAACCCTGATTGTTGGCGGGGAGGCCAGCACGCTGTCAATCTGGGATTTGGCCACACCCACCCCACGCATCAAGGCAGAGCTGACCTCATCCGCCCCTGCCTGCTATGCCCTGGCCATCTCCCCTGACAATAAGGTctgcttctcctgctgcagtGACGGCAACATCGTCGTCTGGGACCTTCACAACCAGACGCTGGTCAG GCAGTTCCAGGGCCACACAGACGGAGCGAGCTGCATCGACATCTCCAACGACGGCACCAAGCTGTGGACGGGAGGACTGGACAACACAGTGCGCTGCTGGGACCTGAGAGAGGGACGCCAGCTCCAGCAGCATGACTTCacctcacag ATCTTCTCTCTGGGCTACTGTCCGACAGGCGAGTGGCTGGCTGTCGGAATGGAGAGCAGTAACGTTGAAGTCCTGCACGTCTCCAAACCTGACAAGTACCAGCTGCACCTTCACGAGAGCTGCGTGCTCTCCCTCAAGTTTGCCTACTGCG GTAAATGGTTCGTGAGCACAGGCAAAGATAACCTCCTGAATGCATGGCGGACACCGTACGGATCAAGCATATTCCAG TCTAAGGAATCGTCATCAGTTCTCAGCTGTGACATCTCCCCCGACGACCAATTCATTGTCACCGGCTCCGGGGACAAGAAGGCTACAGTCTATGAAGTCATCTACTGA
- the tle2a gene encoding transducin-like enhancer protein 2a isoform X4 → MFPQNRPSAPLQPPPGSSASVVAAAAAAAAAASGTPQSLKLTYPETLDRIKEEFQFLQTQYHSLKMECEKLATEKTEIQRHYVMYYEMSYGLNIEMHKQTEIAKRLNVICAQLIPFLSQEHQQQVVQAMERAKQVTMGELNASIGQLQAQHLSQHAQGLSVGPHPSGLSHPGLALGGGSSLLALSGALGAQLAAKDERAHLEAAAAAAAAAEHHRDREAGPSSLSNGDKGRQADYLSNGKKRKADEKEFMTDYGSDADKSDDNLVVDEDPSSPRSVQSYSSRENGLDKMPPSRKDGPAQASPTSLASSSSAPSPSRGKEPPQREKSSTPGMKPGTPMSQESNTPGPSGPPQFRPVPGKPGVDPLALGLRNPLAVQGAYPPGAFGLPPPGVNGDLPGAAGYGAGLHLVSPQMNGAAAAAAAAAAAGYGRSPVVGYESPHPHMRVPGLPASLQSAASGKPAYSFHVSADGQMQPVPFPPDALLGPGIPRHARQIHTLNHGEVVCAVTISTSTRHVYTGGKGCVKVWDISQPGSKSPMAQLDCLNRDNYIRSCKLLSDGRTLIVGGEASTLSIWDLATPTPRIKAELTSSAPACYALAISPDNKVCFSCCSDGNIVVWDLHNQTLVRQFQGHTDGASCIDISNDGTKLWTGGLDNTVRCWDLREGRQLQQHDFTSQIFSLGYCPTGEWLAVGMESSNVEVLHVSKPDKYQLHLHESCVLSLKFAYCGKWFVSTGKDNLLNAWRTPYGSSIFQSKESSSVLSCDISPDDQFIVTGSGDKKATVYEVIY, encoded by the exons TTTGAAAATGGAGTGTGAGAAACTGGCTACAGAGAAGACGGAGATTCAGAGACACTATGTtatg tACTATGAGATGTCCTACGGCCTTAACATTGAAATGCACAAACAG aCGGAGATTGCCAAGCGGTTGAATGTGATCTGTGCTCAGCTCATCCCATTCCTTTCACAGGAG CACCAACAACAGGTGGTCCAGGCCATGGAACGCGCCAAACAGGTGACCATGGGGGAGCTAAATGCTTCGATAGGG CAGCTTCAGGCACAGCACCTCTCCCAGCATGCCCAGGGTCTGTCAGTGGGCCCACACCCATCAGGTCTATCCCACCCGGGCTTGGCGCTTGGTGGAGGATCCAGCCTGTTGGCCCTGTCTGGGGCTCTGGGGGCTCAGTTGGCTGCCAAGGATGAGAGAGCCCACCTAGAGGCAgcagcggctgctgctgctgctgcagagcatCACAGAG ACCGTGAAGCAGGACCA AGTTCTCTGTCCAACGGGGACAAGGGTCGTCAAGCAGACTACCTCAGCAACGGCAAGAAGAGGAAAGCTGATGAGAAGGAGTTCATGACAGACTAC GGCAGTGATGCGGATAAGAGTGATGATAATTTGGTGGTGGATGAG GACCCGTCGTCCCCCCGCAGTGTGCAGTCCTACTCGTCCAGGGAGAACGGTTTGGACAAGATGCCTCCGTCTCGTAAGGACGGTCCGGCCCAGGCCAGCCCCACCTCGCTGGCCTCCTCGAGCAGCGCCCCCTCTCCCTCCCGTGGAAAAGAGCCCCCACAG AGGGAGAAGTCCAGTACTCCAGGTATGAAACCGGGGACCCCCATGTCTCAGGAGTCCAACACTCCAGGACCAAGTGGACCACCGCAGTTCAGACCGGTTCCAGGAAAGCCTGGCGTTGACCCTCTTG CTCTGGGTCTCAGAAACCCTCTTGCAGTACAGGGAGCTTACCCTCCTGGGGCGTTCGGCCTTCCTCCTCCAGGGGTGAACGGGGACCTGCCCGGGGCGGCGGGTTACGGTGCAGGCCTCCACTTGGTTTCCCCCCAGATGAACGGAGctgcggcagcagcagcggcagcagctgcCGCAGGCTATGGACGGTCTCCTGTG GTGGGCTATGAGTCTCCACACCCACACATGAGGGTCCCCGGGCTGCCTGCCAGCCTGCAGTCAGCTGCCTCCGGAAAACC CGCCTACTCGTTCCACGTGAGCGCAGACGGTCAGATGCAGCCGGTGCCCTTTCCTCCCGACGCCTTGCTCGGCCCGGGAATCCCTCGCCATGCGCGACAGATTCACACCCTGAACCACGGGGAGGTCGTGTGCGCTGTCACCATCAGCACCTCGACACGCCACGTCTACACTGGAGGAAAAGGCTGCGTCAAGGTTTGGGACATCAGCCAGCCGGGCAGCAAGAGCCCCATGGCCCAGCTGGACTGTCTG AACAGGGATAACTACATCCGCTCCTGCAAGCTGCTGTCTGACGGGCGAACCCTGATTGTTGGCGGGGAGGCCAGCACGCTGTCAATCTGGGATTTGGCCACACCCACCCCACGCATCAAGGCAGAGCTGACCTCATCCGCCCCTGCCTGCTATGCCCTGGCCATCTCCCCTGACAATAAGGTctgcttctcctgctgcagtGACGGCAACATCGTCGTCTGGGACCTTCACAACCAGACGCTGGTCAG GCAGTTCCAGGGCCACACAGACGGAGCGAGCTGCATCGACATCTCCAACGACGGCACCAAGCTGTGGACGGGAGGACTGGACAACACAGTGCGCTGCTGGGACCTGAGAGAGGGACGCCAGCTCCAGCAGCATGACTTCacctcacag ATCTTCTCTCTGGGCTACTGTCCGACAGGCGAGTGGCTGGCTGTCGGAATGGAGAGCAGTAACGTTGAAGTCCTGCACGTCTCCAAACCTGACAAGTACCAGCTGCACCTTCACGAGAGCTGCGTGCTCTCCCTCAAGTTTGCCTACTGCG GTAAATGGTTCGTGAGCACAGGCAAAGATAACCTCCTGAATGCATGGCGGACACCGTACGGATCAAGCATATTCCAG TCTAAGGAATCGTCATCAGTTCTCAGCTGTGACATCTCCCCCGACGACCAATTCATTGTCACCGGCTCCGGGGACAAGAAGGCTACAGTCTATGAAGTCATCTACTGA